One segment of Micromonospora parathelypteridis DNA contains the following:
- a CDS encoding sugar phosphate isomerase/epimerase family protein, producing MTGLRRFSFNQATAQRWPLPDVVAGCVAAGVPGIGLWREPVAEHGLARSAKLVRDAGLAVTSLCRGGFFAADDWRAENLRAIEEAATLGAPELVLVSGGLPPGSRDIDGARRQVADAIGELAPHAAAAGVRLAIEPLHPMFAADRCVIATLGQALDIAELFDPTVVGVVVDAYHVWWDDTVYAQIERAGPRIAAFQVCDWVTPLPEGVLLGRALPGDGCIELRRLREAVDAAGYAGPIEVEVFSAEVWARPGAEVLDAAITGYLGHVV from the coding sequence ATGACCGGGCTGCGCCGGTTCTCGTTCAATCAGGCGACCGCCCAGCGGTGGCCGCTGCCCGACGTGGTGGCCGGGTGTGTGGCTGCTGGCGTACCCGGCATCGGGTTGTGGCGGGAGCCCGTCGCGGAGCACGGCCTGGCCCGGTCGGCGAAGCTGGTCCGCGACGCCGGCCTGGCCGTCACCTCGCTGTGTCGGGGCGGCTTCTTCGCTGCCGACGACTGGCGTGCGGAGAATCTGCGCGCCATCGAGGAGGCGGCCACGCTTGGCGCACCGGAGCTGGTGCTGGTCTCCGGAGGGCTGCCGCCCGGTAGCCGGGACATTGACGGTGCCCGCCGTCAGGTCGCCGATGCGATCGGCGAGTTGGCCCCGCACGCGGCGGCAGCCGGGGTCCGGCTGGCGATCGAGCCACTGCACCCGATGTTCGCCGCCGACCGCTGCGTGATCGCCACCCTCGGTCAGGCGCTGGACATCGCCGAGCTGTTCGACCCGACGGTCGTCGGTGTGGTGGTGGACGCGTACCACGTGTGGTGGGACGACACGGTGTACGCGCAGATCGAGCGGGCCGGCCCACGGATCGCCGCGTTCCAGGTCTGTGACTGGGTGACGCCGCTGCCGGAGGGGGTGCTGCTCGGTCGGGCGCTGCCCGGCGACGGCTGCATCGAGCTGCGTCGGCTGCGCGAGGCGGTGGACGCGGCCGGGTATGCCGGCCCGATCGAGGTGGAGGTCTTCTCCGCCGAGGTGTGGGCGCGTCCGGGCGCGGAGGTGCTGGACGCGGCGATCACCGGCTACCTGGGTCACGTTGTCTGA
- a CDS encoding Gfo/Idh/MocA family protein: MTRRSIGIIVNGVTGRMGYRQHLVRSLLAIRESGGVTLADGTTIWPEPVLVGRNETKLRELAERHGLTDWTTDLTSALARDDVEIYFDALVTQQREKAIRQAIEAGKHIYTEKPLAEDTAAALDLARAADAAGVRTGVVQDKLFLPGLRKLKRLIDGGFFGRILSVRGEFGYWVFEGDWQPAQRPSWNYRAEDGGGIVVDMFPHWHYVLEELFGRVNAVSCVTATHVPERVDEAGQVYQATADDAAYAVFELDGGVIAQINSAWSVRVYRDELVEFQVDGTEGSAVAGLRNCRIQHRAVTPKPVWNPDLPATEDFRAQWAEVPDNEEFDNGFKVQWEAFLRHVVAGEPFRWDFLAGARGVQLAELGLRSAREGSRVEVPELRS; this comes from the coding sequence ATGACCCGCAGGTCGATCGGCATCATCGTCAACGGAGTGACCGGACGGATGGGGTACCGGCAGCACCTCGTCCGCTCGCTGCTGGCCATCCGCGAATCCGGCGGGGTGACGTTGGCCGACGGCACGACCATCTGGCCGGAACCGGTCCTGGTCGGGCGCAACGAGACGAAGCTCCGGGAGCTCGCCGAACGGCACGGGCTGACCGACTGGACGACCGATCTGACGTCGGCGCTGGCCCGCGACGACGTCGAGATCTACTTCGACGCCCTGGTCACCCAGCAGCGGGAGAAGGCGATCCGGCAGGCCATCGAGGCTGGCAAGCACATCTACACGGAGAAGCCACTGGCCGAGGACACCGCGGCGGCGCTCGACCTGGCCCGGGCGGCAGACGCGGCCGGCGTACGCACCGGCGTCGTGCAGGACAAGCTCTTCCTGCCCGGTCTGCGCAAACTCAAGCGCCTCATCGACGGCGGCTTCTTCGGCCGGATTCTCTCGGTGCGCGGCGAGTTCGGCTACTGGGTGTTCGAGGGCGACTGGCAGCCCGCACAGCGTCCGTCGTGGAACTACCGGGCCGAGGACGGCGGCGGCATCGTGGTCGACATGTTCCCGCACTGGCACTACGTGCTGGAGGAGCTGTTCGGTCGGGTCAACGCCGTCTCCTGCGTGACCGCCACCCACGTGCCCGAGCGGGTCGACGAGGCCGGCCAGGTGTACCAGGCCACCGCGGACGACGCCGCGTACGCCGTCTTCGAACTCGACGGCGGGGTGATCGCGCAGATCAACTCGGCCTGGAGTGTGCGGGTGTACCGCGACGAGCTGGTGGAGTTCCAGGTCGACGGCACCGAGGGCAGCGCGGTGGCCGGGTTGCGCAACTGCCGGATCCAGCACCGGGCGGTCACTCCGAAGCCGGTGTGGAACCCGGACCTGCCGGCCACCGAGGACTTCCGGGCACAGTGGGCCGAGGTGCCCGACAACGAGGAGTTCGACAACGGCTTCAAGGTGCAGTGGGAGGCGTTCCTGCGGCACGTCGTGGCCGGTGAGCCGTTCCGGTGGGACTTCCTGGCCGGCGCGCGCGGCGTGCAACTCGCCGAGTTGGGGCTGCGCTCGGCCCGGGAGGGCAGTCGCGTCGAGGTGCCGGAGCTGCGCTCATGA
- a CDS encoding dihydrodipicolinate synthase family protein: MTAEVVLPGGLRHRLAGGSGFARPAAPATSRIAYAAAHVVADPGAENVPGAPAAVDWDTTLAFRRHLWSYGLGVAEAMDTAQRGMGLDYPATRELIRRSAAEARAVGGRIVAGVGTDQLPPGPATLTAVRAAYREQLDDVHAAGAQPVLMCSRHLAAAARGPEDYLRVYDELLTAAEEPVVLHWLGPMFDPALTGYWGAVDLDLAADTVTELIKGQQAKVDGIKVSLLDAGREVALRRRLPAGVRLYTGDDFHYPELIRGDEVGHSDALLGVFAAIAPAAAAALAALDRGDLAAYDEIFAPTVPLARHLFAAPTWHYKTGIVFLAWLAGHQDHFTMVGGAQSGRSPVHLATLLTLADAAGLLPDADLAAARARALFTVAGVRQ, encoded by the coding sequence ATGACCGCCGAGGTCGTGCTGCCCGGCGGGCTGCGGCACCGGCTGGCCGGGGGGAGCGGGTTCGCCCGGCCGGCCGCGCCCGCGACCAGCCGCATCGCGTACGCCGCCGCGCACGTGGTCGCCGACCCGGGGGCGGAGAACGTGCCGGGTGCCCCGGCGGCGGTGGACTGGGACACCACGCTCGCGTTTCGGCGGCACCTCTGGTCGTACGGGCTGGGGGTCGCCGAGGCGATGGACACCGCCCAGCGGGGGATGGGGCTGGACTATCCGGCCACCCGGGAGCTGATCCGTCGCAGCGCCGCCGAGGCCCGCGCGGTGGGTGGGCGGATCGTCGCCGGCGTCGGCACCGATCAGCTGCCGCCCGGCCCGGCAACCCTGACCGCGGTCCGAGCCGCGTACCGCGAGCAGCTCGACGACGTACACGCGGCCGGCGCCCAGCCGGTGTTGATGTGCAGCCGGCACCTGGCCGCCGCCGCCCGCGGCCCGGAGGACTACCTTCGGGTGTACGACGAGCTGCTGACCGCCGCCGAGGAGCCGGTGGTGCTGCACTGGCTGGGCCCGATGTTCGACCCGGCGTTGACCGGCTACTGGGGTGCGGTCGACCTGGACCTGGCCGCCGACACGGTCACCGAGCTGATCAAGGGACAGCAGGCCAAGGTGGACGGCATCAAGGTGTCGCTGCTGGACGCCGGCCGCGAGGTCGCGTTGCGCCGCCGACTACCGGCCGGGGTACGCCTCTACACCGGCGACGACTTCCACTACCCGGAGCTGATCCGGGGTGACGAGGTGGGTCACTCCGACGCGCTGCTCGGGGTGTTCGCAGCCATCGCGCCGGCCGCCGCCGCCGCGCTGGCCGCCCTCGACCGGGGCGACCTGGCGGCGTACGACGAGATCTTCGCGCCGACCGTGCCGCTGGCCCGCCACCTGTTCGCGGCGCCGACCTGGCACTACAAGACGGGGATCGTCTTCCTGGCCTGGCTGGCCGGGCATCAGGACCACTTCACCATGGTCGGTGGCGCGCAGTCCGGCCGGTCCCCGGTGCACCTGGCGACCCTGCTCACCCTGGCCGACGCCGCCGGGTTGCTACCCGACGCCGACCTGGCTGCCGCCCGCGCCCGGGCGTTGTTCACGGTCGCGGGTGTCCGGCAATGA